One Argiope bruennichi chromosome 5, qqArgBrue1.1, whole genome shotgun sequence DNA segment encodes these proteins:
- the LOC129969467 gene encoding myosin regulatory light polypeptide 9-like yields the protein MSSRKAKGRSTTKRRAQRATSNVFAIFDQAQIQEFKEAFNMIDQNRDGFIDKEDLHDTLASLGKNPADDFLEGMMNEAPGPINFTMFLTLFGEKLQGTDPEDVIRNAFACFDEDNAGALHEEKLRELLSTMGERFSDEDIDEMYREAPIDKKGMFNYLEFTRILKHGAKDKDDE from the exons aTGTCCAGTCGCAAAGCTAAGGGTAGAAGCACTACTAAAAGACGAGCTCAGAGAGCAACTTCAAATGTGTTTGCTATATTTGATCAGGCACAGATTCAAGAGTTCAAGGAGGCTTTTAATATGATTGATCAGAATAGAGATGGATTCATTGATAAAGAAGATCTGCATGATACTCTTGCTTCTTTAG GCAAGAATCCTGCAGATGATTTCCTTGAAGGAATGATGAATGAGGCTCCTGGTCCAATAAACTTTACTATGTTTTTGACTCTATTTGGCGAGAAACTTCAAGGAACTGACCCAGAAGATGTTATACGAAATGCTTTTGCATGCTTTGATGAAGATAACGCTGGTGCATTGCATGAAGAAAAGCTTAGGGAACTACTTTCAACAATGGGTGAAAGATTCTCTGATGAGGAT ATTGATGAAATGTATCGCGAAGCTCCAATTGATAAAAAAGGAATGTTCAACTATCTTGAATTCACTCGCATTTTAAAGCATGGTGCAAAAGATAAAGACGATgaataa